The Helicobacter sp. MIT 05-5293 nucleotide sequence CAATCGTGGAGGGCTTACTTTGCCAATGATAAAGAACTTCCAAATCCCCCTCCCGCCCCTAGCAGTGCAAGAAGAGATTGTGAGTATTTTAGATAAGTTTGATACACTCGTCAATGACTTAAGCAGTGGAATCCCCGCCGAGATTGCAGCAAGAAAAAAGCAATATGAATATTACAGAGCGCAGTTACTAAGCTTTGAGGAGGTGTAAAATGCTTAAAAATGGATATTTTTGCCATTCGCAAGGCAACGCCATAAGAATCCCACAAATGCAGAATCTAAGATTCTAAAACCAAACAAGGAGAAACAATGAAAAGCACAGGACAAAAAGAAGAACTTTTTAAGACCTTATGGAAAATCGCCAATGAATTGCGCAATAAAGTCGATGGCTGGGACTTTAAAAATTATGTTTTGGGGTTTTTGTTTTATTACTTCATCAGTGAGAATCTCAAAAGCCATATCCAAGAAGCCTATGGGCAAGACTATGAAGCTTTAAGTGATGAAGAGGCAGCAAATGGCAGGGAAGAGATTATCAAAAGAAAAGGGTTTTTTATCCCGCCTAGCGCGCTTTTCTCCAATGTGCTAAAGAATGCGGATTTGGAGAATCTAAATCAAAACCTTACAAAGATTTTCAAAGACATTGAAGAAAGTAGCAGAAATCACAGCAGTTTCAAGCAGTTTGAGGGGCTTTTTAGTGATGTGGATTTGTATTCGAATAAACTGAATACTTCTAAAGATAGCAAATCTAATGTCGAGCGTAACAAAAGAATCCTAAAAATTATGCAAAGTATTGCGGATTCTGGATTAGACTATAAGGAAAGCGAGATTGATATTTTTGGCGATGCGTATGAATATCTCATCGGTATGTATGCAAGTAGTGCGGGTAAAAGTGGCGGGGAGTTTTTCACTCCGCAAGAAGTGGGCAGACTTTTAGCTGAGCTTACGCTGTGCAATAATATCAAGCCTAACAAAGTCTATGACCCTGCTTGTGGGAGTGGCTCATTGCTTTTGCAATATAAAAGAATCTTGCAGCAAGACCCCAAACAAGGCTACTTCGGGCAGGAAATAAATCCCACAAGCTACAATCTCGCGCGTATGAATATGCTACTGCATAATGTGAATTACACGCATTTTGACATTGCCTTTGGCGATACGCTTATCGCTCCTAATGACGACCATAAAGCCGCCGAGCCTTTTGATGCGATAGTGAGCAATCCACCTTTTAGCACAAAATGGGAGGGCAAGAGCAACGCGCTTTTAATCAATGATGAACGTTTCGCAAGAGCAGGAGTTTTAGCTCCAGAATCTAATGCGGATTTTGCCTTTGTGATGCACTCTTTGGCTTGGCTAAGCGAAAAGGGAAGTGCGGCAATTGTGTGTTTCCCGGGCATAATGTATCGAAGCGGGGCGGAGCGGGATATAAGAAAGTATCTCATAGAGGGGAATTTCGTAGATTGCGTGATGGCTCTTGCTCCTAATATGTTTTTTGGCAAAGTAACCATAGCGGTTAATATCCTTGTGTTGCGCAAAAACAAAAGCGATGACAAGGTGCTATTTATCAACGCGGGAGAAGAGTTCGTCAAAGTCGGCACGAAAAACAAACTCGCCCCTAAGC carries:
- a CDS encoding type I restriction-modification system subunit M, yielding MKSTGQKEELFKTLWKIANELRNKVDGWDFKNYVLGFLFYYFISENLKSHIQEAYGQDYEALSDEEAANGREEIIKRKGFFIPPSALFSNVLKNADLENLNQNLTKIFKDIEESSRNHSSFKQFEGLFSDVDLYSNKLNTSKDSKSNVERNKRILKIMQSIADSGLDYKESEIDIFGDAYEYLIGMYASSAGKSGGEFFTPQEVGRLLAELTLCNNIKPNKVYDPACGSGSLLLQYKRILQQDPKQGYFGQEINPTSYNLARMNMLLHNVNYTHFDIAFGDTLIAPNDDHKAAEPFDAIVSNPPFSTKWEGKSNALLINDERFARAGVLAPESNADFAFVMHSLAWLSEKGSAAIVCFPGIMYRSGAERDIRKYLIEGNFVDCVMALAPNMFFGKVTIAVNILVLRKNKSDDKVLFINAGEEFVKVGTKNKLAPKHIARIIESYKARGDEQYFSALIPKEQIANNDYNLSVSSYVETKDTREKIDITALNAEIGQIVARQSALRVQIEAIVTELEA